Within the Luoshenia tenuis genome, the region TCCACCGCAATACCATGCGCCAGCGTATGGAAAAGATCGAGAGCTTGTTGCAGGCAGACCTTGAGGCAGCGGCAAATGGCTACGCGCTATATGCCAGCCTGTGTGCATGGGAGCTGCTTGCGGGGGAGGAGAAGGAAAAAGGAATGCGCCCATTGCAAAAGGAGGCCTAGCCCGCAGGAGCTGGCGTTGGAGATAATTAAAGTGAGCCAGGTTTAATCGAGAGGCCGCCGACTGCATAACCGCACCCGAAATAAATAGGGGGTACAGGAATGACCCTGTACCCCCAATCTAGCTGTCTTTTATAACTGGCTTATTCAATGGGAATGTTGCGTGCCTTTTCGACCTGCTCGCCATTGATTTTAGGCAGATTCACGCTCAACACGCCATCCTTATAGGCGGCCGAGATCTTGGCGTCGTCAATGCCGTCCAGACTGAAGCTGCGCTGCATGTGGCCGACGCGCCGCTCGTTAAAGACGTAGTTTTCTTTTTCTTCTTTGCGCTCGCTGTCCATGTTGGCGGCAATCGTCAAAACGTCGCCCTCCACCTTCAGTTCGATCTTATCCTGCGGTACGCCCGGCAGTTCAGCCTCCATCAGGTAATGGTCGCCTTTATCTTTTACATCTACGCGAAAAGCATTGCCACTAAAGAAGCTATCCCGGAAGAAGGGGGCGAAGAAGCTATCGTCAAACAGCTGCGGCAGGTTATTGTCACGGCGATGACCACGGAACGGAACCATATTATACATAAAGAAACCTCCTTTGCGCTCATCGGCGCATCATTTTTATTAGCTTGGCTCTTGGGGGACCCTTTTATTCTCGTTCCCCTTTGAACAGCTTTAGTATAACTTAATAGTCAAAGAAAGTCAAAGAATATAAATTCGAAAAAAATCCGTTTTGGGCGATGAAATGAGTTTAGCGCAGCAGCTCTTTTCCTTGCGCCCGCAAGCGCGCTTTTTCATAGTTTTAGGGGCAAAAAGAATTTCCGTTTGCCAACTCTGTCCTAGGTGCAGTAAAATAGAGCCATATCACGAAAGGCGGAGGATGGAAAAGATGATCGCAACAGTATGTCTCAATCCTTGTATCGATAAAACGGTCAGCATTTCAAGCTTTGTGTATGGCGGTATGAACCGCATTATAGAAAAGCGGGAAGACGGCAGCGGCAAAGGAATCAACGTGGCGATCGCTGCCCGACGCATTGGCTGTGAATCCGCTGCGCTTGGATTTATGTATCAGGAGAATTACGCGCCTATTGAAGCGCGTTTAAAGGCCGAGCAGGTCCCGTTTGACTTTGTATGGTGCCAGGGCGCCGTACGGACCAATACTAAGGTATTGGATCTGGAAAAGTCCATTATTACCGAGATCAATGAAAGCGGCACGCCGGTTACGGATAAAAATATCGAGGCCATGAAAGCTTCTGTACGGGAATGGAGCCAAAAGGCGGACCTGATGGTATTCTCAGGCAGCGTGCCTGCCGGATGTGGCACGCAAATCTACCGGGAATTGATGGCGGCCGCACGCCCGGGCACCCGCTGTATTCTGGATACCGAGGGAGACCGGCTATTAGAAGGCCTTAAGCAAAATCCGTATCTGATCAAACCCAATACGTTTGAATTAGAGACCATTGTAGGACGCAGCCTGCAAACGCCGCAGGAGGTTTATAAAGCCGCCACCACTTTGGTGGACCGGGGCGCGCAGCTTGTAGCCGTTTCCATGGGCGGCGACGGCGCGCTGATTACGGATGGAAGCGCGTGTTATTATTCTGAGGCGTTAAAGGTAGCGGTCAAGAGCACCGTTGGCGCTGGGGACTCGATGGTGGCGGCTTTTTGCAAGGCTATTGAAGGCGGCCTTTCTCTGGAAGAGGTATTCCGCTATGGCGTAGCGGGCGGCACTGCCGGGGTGATGACAGAGGGGACGGAGTTGATCCGCCGGCAGGATTTTGAGCAAGTGATGGGGCAGGTCAAGGTCCAAAAAATTGCGTAAAGGATACATGCAAAAGCGGCGGTTATCCGCCGCTTTTTTTACTTCATTTGGTTCAACTTCTGGCTGATGGGGCAAAGGGGGATACACAATAAAAACCAGTAAAGGGTATAAAGAGGGCAGATTTGCCCTAACAGGTTGAAGCGTTTATCGGAATAATCCCAGACGCCCATATTCAGTTTTTTGTTGACCACGCAACCCACGGCAAATTCTACCGCCGTGATACAACCTGCTCCGGCCAGACTTTTAGCCAGCACCTTGCGTTTCCCCATCTTCTGGTTCACTTTGCACAACGCAACCAGGCAAGCGCCGCCGGTCAGCGCCATGGTCCAATGGGTACGCTTACGCCAGGCCAGCTCCAGCAGGCTGTAGCCCATTGCACCCAGGCCAAAAATGGCCAGATTTTTTCCGCGCGGAGAGGACATAGGCTAGATGTCGCCCCGGGTCAGGTTATCGGCATAATCGCACAGGCTTTCGTATGAATTGATGTGGTCTGCGCGATAGCCCATAGCTTGCTTAACGTAAAAGGGAAGGGTCTCATAAAACGCGCTGGCTTTGGGGTCCTGCTCGATCAGGTTATATAGATCGCTGTACTTTGTCATATTCATCACCTCATCCCTAGTGTGGGCCGCACCGCGACGCATTATGTGTGGGGAAAATTACCGAGTTTAGGTAAATGGATTTTTGGTAAAATAGTTGTATGATTGGCTAAAAAATCCATAAAATATACTTGCCTCCCCCGGCGGTTCATGCTATAATATGCTGGTCGCGAGTTCTAGCCGATAAATGTGGAGAGATGGCTGAGCTGGTCTAAGGCGCACGACTGGAAATCGTGTATGGGCTAATACCCCATCAAGGGTTCGAATCCCTTTCTCTCCGCCATGTTGCGAGTGCGTTCGCAACAGTTATCCCGTCCTTTGCAGGGCGGGATTTTTGTTACTCCGCCGTTTCTTGCGCCTATGGCGCACGCACCAGGTTTAAAGGAGAGAGCAATGTCAGACCGGTTAAATGAAATCCTAAAGCAAGCGCAGCAAGATGAGAATGTGCGTAGCGCCGTTCTTTACGGATCGCGTGTAAATTGCGAAATACAGCCCGACCCATACCAGGATTATGATCTTTATTTCATCGTCCAGACGGTTGAACGCTTTGACGTCTCCAGTATATCCGGCGTGAAGCTTAGTTTTGAACCGAGCAGGGTATATCCGGAGCTATTTCCAGATGAATGCGTATACCTCATGTTGTTTGAAGACGACAGCCGGGTGGATTTAACGGTTTGTACCCTCAAAACCTTCTTGGAAAAGCATAATAAGGGCGAATTGATGCGGTGCCTTCTGGATAAGGACGGAAAGATACCCTCACTGAACCAAAGCGATGCCAGCGGAACGTGGGTAAGCCCCATGGACGAAAAAACGTTTCAGAATACCTGCTCGGAATTTTTCTGGGAGATACAAAATATGGTGAAAGGCCTGAAACGAGATGCGCTATCCTATGCTATGTTTATCCGGGATATTTCGCTGAGGGATATGCTCAACCGCCTTATCGACCAATGCATAGGGATTCGGAACGATTTTAAAGTATCGGTGGGCACGCTTGGCAAATTTAGAAAAAACTATCTGACGCAGAGCGAATATGACCTTTATCAAAAGACGTACCGATCCAATACCCAGCAGGATCGCATCGATTCATTATTTTATATGCTGGATTTATTCAGCTTGATGGGAAAATGGGTAGCCGCAGCGCGCCGCTTTGATTATCCGAAAGACAAGGAGCAGGTGGTGCGCGATTATCTGCAAAGGGCAGGATTGAAGGGCGAGTAGAAAGCTGTTTGCACCAATTTGCAGATTTTTGGCGCGTATGAATTCGTAATGCTTTAGGAGATAAAATGGCAGCATACGGATCTTACATTGAACGCGGCGGCCAGATGTGGTATAAAATGAATAGCGTCCTATAACTAGAGCTGTGAAAAGGAGTAGCCATGAACCATACGATCATCCGCGTACTCCCCGGCAGCATTGCCGAGGAAATTGGGCTGGAGAGGGGCGACGCCCTCGTATCGATCAACGGCCAGCCCATCGTTGACCGGATCGATTATGAATATTTTATCGCGGAAGACGCCCTGGTTTTGCAGATCCTGACCAAGGATGGGCAGCAGGTTGAGGTGGAGATCGAAAAGGACCCGGAAGAGCATATGGGCCTGGTCTTTGAAAATGAATTGATGGATCATATGCATAAATGTGCCAACCATTGCCTGTTTTGCTTTGTCGATCAGCTGCCCGAAGCGGCGCGCGATAGCCTGCACTTTAAGGATGACGACTGGCGCCTTTCCTTCCTAATGGGCAACTACATTACCTTGACCAACGTGACCGAGCGGGAGTTTGAGCGTATTCTGGCGCGCAGGCCCAGCCCCATGTTTATCTCCGTCCACGCTACGGACCCTGCGGTGCGCTGCCACATGCTGGGCCATAGGCAGGGGGGCAAGCTGATGGACAGGCTCTGCCGAATGGCGCAGGCCGGGATCTATTTCCACACACAGGTGGTATTTTGTCCAGGGATCAATGACGCAGCGGTCTTAGACCGCACCATTGATGAACTATCGGCCCTGTACCCGCACTGCGCCTCCCTGGCGGTGGTGCCGGTGGGGCTTACCGGCCACCGGGAAGGATTAACGCCCCTGCAGCCGGTAGGCGCTATGGAGGCAGAGGCGCTGATCTTGCAGGTTGCCGCCTGGCAGGAAAAGCTTTTATCCAAGCTGGGGACGCGTTTTGTTTTCGCGGCGGATGAGTTTTATACCAAGGCTGACCATCCTCTGCCGCCGGGGGAGGCGTACGAGGGGTATCCGCAGATTGAAAACGGTGTGGGGCTGGTCCGCCAGTTCCAGGATGAATTTAGGGAAGCGTTGGCGGCTCACCCGGAGGGAATACGGCAAATTTGTGCCTGCAGCGTCGTAACAGGATGTTCGGCGGCGCCATATATCGCTGAATTATGTGATATAATAAATAGTAAGGCGGCTGCGGTGCGCGTATTCCCGGTGGTAAACCGCTTTTTCGGGCCGAGCGTAACGGTGGCCGGGCTGGTGACCGGGCAGGATATCCTGCATACGTTAAAAGGCGCGCAGCTTGGCGAGAAAGTCCTTCTGCCGCGCTGTATGCTGCGCAGTGGGGAAAGCGTGTTTTTAGACGATACGCCGCTGGCCGATCTACAGGCTGCGTTGCAGGTGCCGGTTGAAGTTGTAGATGTGGATGGGGCTGCATTTTTTAGCGCCCTTCAAAGAAAAACTGTTTTGTAATAGGTAAGGAGCAACCATGATTAAACCCTTAGTCGCCATTGTTGGCCGCCCCAATGTGGGCAAATCCACTTTTTTTAACCGCATAGTGGGTAAGCGCGTCTCCATCGTGGAGGATACGCCTGGCGTTACGCGCGACCGGATCTATGCGGATGCGGAGTGGCTAAATTACCACTTTACCTTGGTGGATACCGGTGGGATAGACCTGGCCAGCGAGGACGTGCTGCTTTCTCAAATGCGCGCGCAGGCGCAGATCGCCATCGATACGGCAGACGTCATCTTATTTATGGTGGATGCCAAACAGGGGCTGACAGCTGCCGATGAAGAGGTGGCTGATTTTCTGCGCCGTTTTAAAAAGCGCGTGATCCTGATCGTCAATAAGGTGGATAACTACCCCAAACTTGATAATTACTATGACTTTTATGCTCTTGGGCTGGGCGATCCCTGGGCGGTTTCCGCCGGGCAGGCGCTGGGTCTGGGCGACGTGCTGGATGAGATCGTTTCCCATTTTCCGGAGGAATCCCGCGGCGATGAGGAAGAGGATATCCTGCATATCGCCGTGGTAGGCAAGCCCAATGTGGGCAAAAGCTCTCTGGTCAACACCATCCTGCGAGAGGAGCGGGTAATCGTCAGCGATATTCCCGGCACCACGCGGGACGCTATTGACACGCCTTTCCAGGAAGGAGAGGACCGGTATACCATCATCGATACCGCTGGGCTGCGCAAAAGGGGACGGATCGAGGACGAATCCATTGAGCGATACAGCGTTATCCGCACGCTGACCGCCATACGGCGCTGCGATGTGGCCCTGGTCTTGGTGGACGCCCAACAGGGCGTGACCGAGCAGGATACCAAGATCGCGGGCTATGTGCACGAAGAGGGAAAGAGCAGTATCATCATCGTCAATAAATGGGATTTGATCGAAAAGCAGACCAATACCATGGAGAAGATGCGCAAACAGGTGCTCAGCGACCTGAGCTTTATGGATTACTCGCCCGTGCACTTTATCAGCGCTAAAACCGGGCAGCGCACCCAGAAAATATTGGACATGGTCAAGGCCAATTACGCCGAGGCGACAAAGCGTATCCCAACTGGCCTGCTCAATGACGCGCTGGGAGATGCCACGGCCGCCATCCAGCCCCCGAGCGATAAGGGGCGCCGGCTGAGAATTTATTATATGACTCAGGTCGGGGTCAAACCGCCGCACTTTGTCTTGTTTGTGAACGATCCGGAACTGATGCATTTTTCTTATCTCCGGTATTTAGAGAATTATCTGCGCAAGACTTTCGGTTTTAGCGGCACGCCCATCAAATTCTCTCTGCGTGCGCGGGGTGAAAAGGGAGGCAGAATGAAATGATCTGGCGCATCGTCCTATCCGGCGCGATCGGCTATTGCTTGGGGTGCATCATCTCGGCGCTGATCGTGGGAAAGATATTTGGAAAGATCGATATACGCGATCACGGGAGCGGCAATGCGGGCTCTACCAACGTCCAACGGGTTCTGGGCTGGCGGTATGGTTTTTATACGTTGGCTGGAGATGCGCTCAAAGGCGTTGTCGCCGTCGCAATCGGATGGCTCTTGGCAGGAGAGATCGGCGGCTATGTTGCGGGCGTATGCGCTGTGATCGGGCACAACTGGCCGGCCTTTAGCCGCTTTAAGGGTGGCAAGGGGATCGCCACTTCGGTCGGCGTCGTGCTGATGACGATGCCGCTGTGCGGTGGGATCGTGTTGGCCATCGGGCTGATCGTGATCTTTGCCACGCGTTATGTGTCCCTGGGCGCGGTGATCGCCGCCGGCTCGCTGATGATCGTGGGGACGCTGCTCAACCTGCACAACTATTGGGCCATGGGTACGGCGCTTTTGCTGGGGGCGATGGCGATCTTTTCCCACCGGGCCAATATCAAGCGGTTGATCGGGCATACCGAACGCAAGATCGGCACCCCCAAAAAGGATGATAAAGGGCCGCAGGCTTAGCGGATACGTAAGATGAAGCGCGATGATAAACTCGCGCTTTTTTGCTGCCCATAAAAAGCGCGCGATTATTTCAAAATCCATGCATGCAGCCAGTCCTTGGCACATAGGAATAGAAAAGACAAGACCATGGGGAAATGCTAAGGGAGGGGTTTTGGGATGGAAAAATTTGACCTTTATTCAGATATCGCGCAGCGCACCAACGGGGATATTTATATCGGCCTGGTCGGGCCGGTGCGCACCGGCAAATCCACCTTTATCCAAAAATTTATGGACCTGATGGTGCTGCCCAACGTGCAGGACGCCTACGCCCGCGAACGCGTGATCGACGAGATGCCCCAAAGTGGGGCGGGACGCACGATCATGACCACGCAGCCCCACTTTGTCCCGAACGAGGCTGTGGCTGTAGAGGTGCAGCAGGGCGCTGTCCTAAAGATCCGCCTGGTGGATTGTGTGGGTTACCTGGTGCGCGGCGCGCTGGGCTACACCGAAGATGGGGAAGAGCGCATGGTGCGCACGCCCTGGTTTGAACAGGATATCCCCTTTAAAGAGGCGGCGGAGATCGGCACGCGCAAGGTGATCGCCGATCACTCCACCATCGGCATGGTCATCACCACGGACGGCAGCATCACGGATATTCCGCGCCCGAGCTATATCGAAGCGGAAGAGCGCGTGATCGCCGAGCTGAAAGAGCTGGGCAAACCCTTCGTGCTGGTGATGAACACCATCCACCCGGAGGAGGAAGAAACGCAGAAGCTGGCCGAGACGCTGGCGCTGAAATACGATGTGCCGGTCAAGGTACTAAACGTCATGCAGATGACGCTGGACGACATCCTCTCGATCCTATCCGATGTGCTCTTTGAATTCCCGCTGACCGAGATCGCCTTTGAGATCCCCCGCTGGATCCAGGTGCTCTCGCCGGAGCACGAACTGGTAGCAGAGCTGCTGGATACCATCCGCACAACGTCTGAGGATATGTCCCGGGTACGGGATTATAGCCAGTTCCTGGAGGCCTTTAGCGAATCAGAGCGCATCACGGGCGTTGAGATGGGCGATATTAACCTGGGGCAGGGTAAGGTCACGCTGGATGTCGTCACCCAACCCTCGCTGTATTATCAGGTGCTCTCTGAAGAGTGCGGCTTCCCGGTGGAAAACGAATACTGCCTGTTTGCGTTGCTCAAACAGTTAGCGGCGGCCAAACAGGAGTACGACCGGGTGGCGGAGGCCATCCGCAGCGTACGGGAGACCGGGTATGGCCTGGTTTCACCTACGCTGGAAGAAATGCGGCTGGAGGAGCCGGAGATCGTCAAGCAGGGCGGCCGCTTTGGCGTAAAGCTCAAGGCCAGCGCACCCTCGCTGCACATGATGCGGGTAGATATCGAAACCGAGGTATCTCCGGTAGTAGGGACGGAAAAACAGAGCGAGGAGCTGGTCAAATACCTGCTATCCGAATTTGAGAACGATCCGCAGCAGATTTGGCATACCAATATTTTCGGCAAGTCGCTGCACGAGCTGGTCAAAGAGGGGCTGTCTAATAAATTAGCCCGTATGCCTGAGGATGCCCAGATGAAGATCGCAGAGACTTTACAGCGCATCATCAACGAGGGCAGCGGCGGATTGATCTGCATCCTGTTGTAAGCCTTATTCACTCAAAGCGGAGCCCGAAAAAAGGGCTCCGCTTTTTGCCGCCTCCGCCGGGTTATGATATAATACCCCTGAAAAAAGGAGGGATACGCGCGATGGGATTTGACGATGCGATGCGCGCGCTGCTGGGAGAGGCTTATCCAGCCTATGAAGAGGCGATGCGCGCCCCGGCGGTCAAAGGACTGCGTTTCAACCCTTTAAGAGGAGACCTGGTTAAACTAGAGGCGCTATTGCCTTGGCAGGGGCAGCCTGTGCCCTGGTGTCCGGAGGGGCGCATTCTACCGGAAGGTATACGGGCTGGGCGGTACGCGCTGCACGCTGCCGGCGTTTATTATTTGCAAGAGCCCAGCGCCATGGCGCCCGCCGTACAGCTGAAGGTGCAACCGGGCCAGCGGGTGTTGGATCTTTGCGCCGCGCCGGGCGGTAAATCCGGACAGTTGGCCGCGGCCTTACAGGGAGAGGGGCTGCTGATCGCAAACGAACCGGTCATGAGCCGGGCACGCGTGCTGGCGGAGAACCTGCAGCGGCTGGGCGTTGAAAATGCGATCGTAACGGCAGAAAAGCCGCAGATGTTGGCAAGGCGCTTCCCGGGGTATTTTGA harbors:
- a CDS encoding Hsp20/alpha crystallin family protein; amino-acid sequence: MYNMVPFRGHRRDNNLPQLFDDSFFAPFFRDSFFSGNAFRVDVKDKGDHYLMEAELPGVPQDKIELKVEGDVLTIAANMDSERKEEKENYVFNERRVGHMQRSFSLDGIDDAKISAAYKDGVLSVNLPKINGEQVEKARNIPIE
- the pfkB gene encoding 1-phosphofructokinase, with translation MIATVCLNPCIDKTVSISSFVYGGMNRIIEKREDGSGKGINVAIAARRIGCESAALGFMYQENYAPIEARLKAEQVPFDFVWCQGAVRTNTKVLDLEKSIITEINESGTPVTDKNIEAMKASVREWSQKADLMVFSGSVPAGCGTQIYRELMAAARPGTRCILDTEGDRLLEGLKQNPYLIKPNTFELETIVGRSLQTPQEVYKAATTLVDRGAQLVAVSMGGDGALITDGSACYYSEALKVAVKSTVGAGDSMVAAFCKAIEGGLSLEEVFRYGVAGGTAGVMTEGTELIRRQDFEQVMGQVKVQKIA
- a CDS encoding putative ABC transporter permease encodes the protein MSSPRGKNLAIFGLGAMGYSLLELAWRKRTHWTMALTGGACLVALCKVNQKMGKRKVLAKSLAGAGCITAVEFAVGCVVNKKLNMGVWDYSDKRFNLLGQICPLYTLYWFLLCIPLCPISQKLNQMK
- a CDS encoding aminoglycoside 6-adenylyltransferase, whose product is MSDRLNEILKQAQQDENVRSAVLYGSRVNCEIQPDPYQDYDLYFIVQTVERFDVSSISGVKLSFEPSRVYPELFPDECVYLMLFEDDSRVDLTVCTLKTFLEKHNKGELMRCLLDKDGKIPSLNQSDASGTWVSPMDEKTFQNTCSEFFWEIQNMVKGLKRDALSYAMFIRDISLRDMLNRLIDQCIGIRNDFKVSVGTLGKFRKNYLTQSEYDLYQKTYRSNTQQDRIDSLFYMLDLFSLMGKWVAAARRFDYPKDKEQVVRDYLQRAGLKGE
- a CDS encoding DUF512 domain-containing protein, whose translation is MNHTIIRVLPGSIAEEIGLERGDALVSINGQPIVDRIDYEYFIAEDALVLQILTKDGQQVEVEIEKDPEEHMGLVFENELMDHMHKCANHCLFCFVDQLPEAARDSLHFKDDDWRLSFLMGNYITLTNVTEREFERILARRPSPMFISVHATDPAVRCHMLGHRQGGKLMDRLCRMAQAGIYFHTQVVFCPGINDAAVLDRTIDELSALYPHCASLAVVPVGLTGHREGLTPLQPVGAMEAEALILQVAAWQEKLLSKLGTRFVFAADEFYTKADHPLPPGEAYEGYPQIENGVGLVRQFQDEFREALAAHPEGIRQICACSVVTGCSAAPYIAELCDIINSKAAAVRVFPVVNRFFGPSVTVAGLVTGQDILHTLKGAQLGEKVLLPRCMLRSGESVFLDDTPLADLQAALQVPVEVVDVDGAAFFSALQRKTVL
- the der gene encoding ribosome biogenesis GTPase Der, with product MIKPLVAIVGRPNVGKSTFFNRIVGKRVSIVEDTPGVTRDRIYADAEWLNYHFTLVDTGGIDLASEDVLLSQMRAQAQIAIDTADVILFMVDAKQGLTAADEEVADFLRRFKKRVILIVNKVDNYPKLDNYYDFYALGLGDPWAVSAGQALGLGDVLDEIVSHFPEESRGDEEEDILHIAVVGKPNVGKSSLVNTILREERVIVSDIPGTTRDAIDTPFQEGEDRYTIIDTAGLRKRGRIEDESIERYSVIRTLTAIRRCDVALVLVDAQQGVTEQDTKIAGYVHEEGKSSIIIVNKWDLIEKQTNTMEKMRKQVLSDLSFMDYSPVHFISAKTGQRTQKILDMVKANYAEATKRIPTGLLNDALGDATAAIQPPSDKGRRLRIYYMTQVGVKPPHFVLFVNDPELMHFSYLRYLENYLRKTFGFSGTPIKFSLRARGEKGGRMK
- the plsY gene encoding glycerol-3-phosphate 1-O-acyltransferase PlsY → MIWRIVLSGAIGYCLGCIISALIVGKIFGKIDIRDHGSGNAGSTNVQRVLGWRYGFYTLAGDALKGVVAVAIGWLLAGEIGGYVAGVCAVIGHNWPAFSRFKGGKGIATSVGVVLMTMPLCGGIVLAIGLIVIFATRYVSLGAVIAAGSLMIVGTLLNLHNYWAMGTALLLGAMAIFSHRANIKRLIGHTERKIGTPKKDDKGPQA
- the spoIVA gene encoding stage IV sporulation protein A translates to MEKFDLYSDIAQRTNGDIYIGLVGPVRTGKSTFIQKFMDLMVLPNVQDAYARERVIDEMPQSGAGRTIMTTQPHFVPNEAVAVEVQQGAVLKIRLVDCVGYLVRGALGYTEDGEERMVRTPWFEQDIPFKEAAEIGTRKVIADHSTIGMVITTDGSITDIPRPSYIEAEERVIAELKELGKPFVLVMNTIHPEEEETQKLAETLALKYDVPVKVLNVMQMTLDDILSILSDVLFEFPLTEIAFEIPRWIQVLSPEHELVAELLDTIRTTSEDMSRVRDYSQFLEAFSESERITGVEMGDINLGQGKVTLDVVTQPSLYYQVLSEECGFPVENEYCLFALLKQLAAAKQEYDRVAEAIRSVRETGYGLVSPTLEEMRLEEPEIVKQGGRFGVKLKASAPSLHMMRVDIETEVSPVVGTEKQSEELVKYLLSEFENDPQQIWHTNIFGKSLHELVKEGLSNKLARMPEDAQMKIAETLQRIINEGSGGLICILL